A section of the Subtercola frigoramans genome encodes:
- the thrB gene encoding homoserine kinase: MTDLSGRSVTVRVPATSANLGPGFDTLGLSLSLYDELTVAVRDAPGATVDVRGVGAGEVPTDETNLVVKAIAHTFAAYGQPMPGLDLIARNAIPHGRGMGSSGAAIVSGIMAAQGLLEGVVEIDALGLLALATELEGHPDNVAPALFGGLTIAWVTPEGPQFKKLMVHRGVSPLVLVPQATMSTALARSLQPATVPHEDAIFNVSRSTLLIAALIQSPELLFAATEDKLHQSYRAAAMPETDRLIRLLREQGFPAVVSGAGPSILVLCSDPGQRLAAADLVAVEATTPWDSLVLAVDFKGATVISHPVDAA; encoded by the coding sequence ATCACTGACCTGTCTGGCAGGTCTGTCACTGTGCGGGTCCCCGCAACGTCGGCGAACCTCGGGCCTGGCTTCGACACTCTGGGGCTCTCGCTCTCGCTCTACGACGAACTCACGGTCGCCGTCCGTGACGCGCCCGGTGCGACGGTGGATGTCCGGGGTGTCGGTGCAGGCGAAGTCCCCACAGACGAGACGAACCTCGTCGTCAAGGCGATCGCGCACACCTTCGCGGCCTACGGGCAGCCGATGCCCGGTCTCGACCTCATCGCCCGCAACGCGATCCCGCACGGCAGGGGCATGGGATCATCCGGTGCAGCCATCGTGAGCGGAATCATGGCGGCACAGGGCCTGCTCGAGGGTGTCGTGGAGATCGACGCGCTGGGACTCCTGGCACTCGCGACAGAGCTTGAAGGGCATCCGGACAACGTTGCACCGGCACTCTTCGGCGGACTCACGATCGCGTGGGTGACGCCAGAGGGCCCCCAGTTCAAGAAGCTGATGGTGCATCGTGGCGTTTCGCCGCTGGTGCTCGTGCCCCAGGCGACCATGTCGACGGCGTTGGCACGCAGCCTTCAGCCGGCAACCGTGCCACACGAAGACGCCATCTTCAACGTCTCGCGCTCCACGCTGCTCATCGCAGCGCTGATCCAGAGCCCCGAGCTGTTGTTCGCTGCGACAGAAGACAAGCTGCACCAGAGTTACCGTGCCGCAGCGATGCCAGAGACCGATCGGCTGATCCGCCTGCTGCGCGAGCAGGGATTCCCCGCCGTGGTTTCGGGCGCGGGCCCCAGCATTCTCGTGCTGTGCAGCGATCCGGGCCAGAGGCTCGCCGCGGCCGATTTGGTGGCTGTTGAAGCCACGACACCCTGGGACTCTCTTGTACTGGCAGTCGACTTCAAAGGTGCTACAGTGATATCGCATCCGGTCGACGCCGCATAG
- a CDS encoding homoserine dehydrogenase, translated as MIEYRNLKIALLGAGSVGSRVAQLLLEHGDELASRVGAGLELVGIAVRDVDAQRDVELPQELYTTDAESLILSADIVIELMGGIEPARTYILQALHSGADVVTGNKALLALHGTELFEAAEQVGAQLYYEAAAGGAIPIIRPLRDSLAGDRVKRILGIVNGTTNFILDRMDVEGDSLESALAIATELGYAESDPTADIEGYDAAQKAAILARLAFHSAVPVEAVHREGITGVTPALVEQARRSGYVVKLLAICERVTDPLTGEEGISARVHPALVSRLHPLAAVHGAKNAVFVEAEAAGDLMFYGAGAGGLETASAVLGDLVSAARRHVAGGPGVAESLTAHLPFVEIGKVLTRYQITLEVVDEPGVLARIAGLFSEHDVSVEAVQQSVGSRRDGSVDGTGPLAGVPGAGPLTATLVIVTHESTEAALSATVDDLATHAAVTSVQSVMRVEGN; from the coding sequence ATGATCGAATACCGCAACCTCAAGATCGCCCTGCTCGGAGCGGGCAGCGTCGGTTCACGCGTGGCGCAGCTGCTGCTCGAGCACGGCGACGAACTCGCTTCCCGGGTCGGAGCCGGCCTCGAGCTCGTCGGGATCGCCGTTCGCGATGTCGACGCACAGCGAGACGTGGAACTGCCACAAGAGCTGTACACGACTGATGCGGAGTCTCTGATCCTCTCGGCCGACATCGTGATCGAGCTGATGGGCGGGATCGAGCCGGCGCGCACGTACATCCTGCAGGCGCTGCACTCTGGGGCAGACGTCGTCACCGGCAACAAGGCGCTGCTCGCTCTGCACGGTACCGAACTGTTCGAGGCGGCGGAGCAGGTGGGTGCGCAGCTGTACTACGAGGCTGCCGCAGGCGGGGCGATCCCGATCATCCGGCCGCTTCGCGACAGTCTTGCGGGTGACCGGGTGAAGCGGATTCTCGGGATCGTGAACGGCACGACCAACTTCATTCTCGACCGGATGGATGTCGAAGGAGACAGCCTGGAGTCGGCGCTCGCCATTGCGACAGAGCTCGGGTACGCAGAGTCTGACCCTACGGCTGACATCGAAGGTTACGATGCCGCGCAGAAAGCCGCGATCCTCGCACGCCTGGCGTTTCACAGCGCTGTGCCGGTCGAGGCCGTGCACCGGGAGGGCATCACGGGTGTGACTCCCGCTCTCGTAGAGCAGGCACGCCGCTCGGGATACGTGGTCAAGCTGCTCGCCATCTGCGAGCGGGTCACCGACCCTCTCACGGGTGAAGAGGGAATCTCTGCGCGGGTGCACCCGGCGCTGGTCTCCCGCCTCCACCCCCTCGCTGCTGTGCACGGCGCGAAGAACGCCGTCTTCGTCGAGGCAGAGGCCGCCGGAGACCTGATGTTCTACGGTGCCGGCGCGGGCGGGTTGGAGACAGCATCCGCAGTGCTCGGCGACCTGGTTTCGGCTGCACGCCGTCATGTCGCGGGCGGCCCGGGCGTTGCAGAATCGTTGACAGCGCACCTGCCGTTTGTTGAGATCGGCAAAGTGCTGACCCGGTACCAGATCACGCTCGAAGTCGTCGACGAACCGGGAGTCCTGGCGAGGATCGCGGGATTGTTCAGCGAGCACGATGTGTCTGTCGAAGCCGTGCAGCAGTCCGTCGGTTCGCGCCGCGACGGCAGCGTCGACGGCACAGGCCCGCTCGCCGGCGTACCGGGTGCCGGCCCGCTCACCGCTACCCTTGTCATTGTGACCCACGAGTCCACCGAGGCCGCGCTGTCTGCCACGGTCGACGATTTGGCCACCCACGCCGCTGTCACCAGCGTGCAGTCCGTTATGAGAGTTGAAGGAAACTAG
- a CDS encoding LmeA family phospholipid-binding protein produces MKRRNRVIAIVVAAAVLFGGIVVVADFGLKAFAEGQIRSAIVKNLPSNVTGDVSVQIGGGSFLAQYASGSFSEVTLNSDNLTVNGVPLKAHVVAHDVSTDQTKPIPRASATLTLDQTAVNSFLSIPGSNEIVLADGTVRYQGSFQLFGLTLGYDATATAAPVGGTVQLTPTGATLSAGSASLDVGGALKTIVSKPISICVAQYLPKSMQVTSITPSAGFVVVDLSATDLVLTEDALKQTGSCD; encoded by the coding sequence ATGAAGAGACGAAACCGGGTCATCGCCATCGTGGTGGCCGCAGCCGTACTTTTCGGAGGGATTGTCGTCGTGGCAGATTTCGGGCTGAAAGCCTTCGCCGAGGGCCAGATTCGCTCAGCGATCGTGAAGAACCTCCCCTCGAACGTGACGGGTGACGTCTCGGTGCAGATCGGTGGAGGCTCGTTCCTCGCGCAGTACGCCTCCGGGTCGTTCAGTGAGGTGACGCTCAACAGCGACAACCTCACGGTGAACGGTGTGCCGCTGAAGGCGCACGTGGTGGCCCACGATGTGTCGACCGACCAGACGAAACCGATTCCCCGGGCATCCGCCACCCTCACCCTCGACCAGACGGCGGTCAACTCGTTCCTGAGCATTCCCGGGTCGAATGAGATCGTGCTGGCCGACGGAACCGTTCGCTACCAGGGGTCGTTCCAGCTCTTCGGGCTCACCCTCGGCTACGACGCGACGGCGACCGCGGCACCTGTCGGCGGTACCGTTCAGCTGACTCCCACGGGCGCCACGCTCTCGGCCGGATCGGCCTCGCTCGACGTCGGCGGCGCGTTGAAGACCATCGTCTCGAAGCCCATCTCGATCTGCGTGGCCCAGTACCTGCCGAAATCGATGCAGGTCACGTCGATCACTCCGTCTGCTGGCTTCGTCGTCGTCGACCTCAGCGCCACCGACCTGGTGCTGACGGAGGATGCCCTCAAACAGACCGGCTCGTGCGACTGA
- the thrC gene encoding threonine synthase, with amino-acid sequence MSSNSNRIPSRQWRGVLHEYADRLNITAATPIITLGEGGTPLIPAPALSARTGAKVWVKFEGMNPTGSFKDRGMTMAISKAVEHGAKAVICASTGNTSASAAAYATHAGITAAVLVPEGKIAMGKLSQAIAHDAELLQVQGNFDDCLDIARELAANYPVHLVNSVNPDRIEGQKTAAFEVVEVLQDAPDFHIVPVGNAGNYTAYFRGYSEELERGATTKLPRMFGFQAAGSAPIVVGHVVKHPETIASAIRIGNPASWSLAIDAREKSDGYFGAISDAHILEAHRILSAEVGIFVEPASAISVAGLLERAEAGMIPAGSTVVLTVTGHGLKDPQWALRAADGSDIKPTIVPVDVPEIAGVLGLSKATA; translated from the coding sequence GTGTCTTCGAACAGTAACCGCATCCCGTCCCGTCAGTGGAGGGGCGTGTTGCACGAGTACGCCGACCGCCTCAACATCACAGCGGCGACGCCGATCATCACGCTCGGCGAGGGAGGCACGCCCCTCATCCCTGCTCCGGCACTCTCCGCCCGCACGGGTGCGAAGGTCTGGGTCAAGTTCGAGGGCATGAACCCGACCGGCTCGTTCAAGGACCGCGGCATGACGATGGCGATCTCGAAGGCCGTCGAGCACGGCGCGAAGGCCGTCATCTGTGCCTCGACCGGCAACACTTCTGCCTCGGCTGCGGCCTACGCCACCCACGCGGGCATCACGGCCGCCGTGCTCGTGCCCGAAGGCAAGATCGCCATGGGCAAACTGAGCCAGGCCATCGCGCACGACGCTGAACTGCTTCAGGTGCAGGGCAACTTCGACGACTGCCTCGACATCGCCCGCGAGCTCGCTGCCAACTACCCCGTTCACCTCGTGAACTCGGTGAATCCCGACCGCATCGAAGGCCAGAAGACTGCAGCGTTCGAGGTCGTCGAGGTCTTGCAGGATGCGCCGGACTTCCACATCGTGCCCGTCGGCAACGCGGGCAACTACACCGCCTACTTCCGCGGGTACTCCGAAGAGCTCGAGCGCGGTGCCACCACGAAGCTGCCGCGTATGTTCGGCTTCCAGGCCGCGGGCAGCGCTCCCATCGTCGTGGGTCACGTCGTGAAGCACCCCGAAACCATCGCCAGCGCGATCCGCATCGGCAACCCGGCCTCCTGGAGCCTGGCGATCGACGCACGCGAGAAGAGTGACGGGTACTTCGGTGCCATCTCCGACGCGCACATCCTCGAAGCCCACCGCATCCTGTCGGCAGAGGTCGGCATCTTCGTCGAGCCGGCGTCGGCCATCAGCGTTGCCGGCCTGCTCGAGCGTGCAGAGGCCGGCATGATCCCTGCGGGTTCGACTGTCGTTCTGACGGTCACCGGCCACGGCTTGAAAGACCCGCAGTGGGCCCTCCGCGCTGCCGACGGCAGCGACATCAAGCCCACCATCGTTCCGGTGGACGTACCCGAGATCGCCGGTGTGCTGGGTCTCTCCAAGGCCACCGCGTGA
- the rho gene encoding transcription termination factor Rho, which translates to MTDINIHASNVESRTDLATLKVSELQTLAAALGIAGASKLRKGDLVAAITNAQPGNTDTSVAASPDSAPVVEVPESPVVAEPVPAEPEASVPEALVPETVEADGPISDTLEAPAAFEPPAAAEAPVVADSAVADTSTAVQAPRRRASRRVTTAEPTSAPAVESAPIGQQPVDAPVAEPQSAVGATAGRGRRSAVQHVNASASEHAPLVPADAGTSPELDTSRLDAVLDAAIAAQDGAAESTDNAGAGNAGAPRNERQVRTPRLTRAQRAAQAARDAAAGIDGAPAVERSRTESILPDLPIVGGSDTDNSSEGSRFEAEGDESRENGEGRQNSRNRNRRDRNADRNADRNQAANGSAGADRAANDRNGAERNGTERTNADRTNSDRLNNNQRGANNQRNQRDRNDRQDDASFDEQQLDELNDRQGQGQQNPNDRSARNRYRDRKRRGQGGLDDLEPEISEDDVLIPVAGILDILDNYAFVRTSGYLPGNSDVYVSLGQVKKYNLRKGDAVVGSIRQPREGDSNGRQKYNAIVKVESINGLPIEEAANRVEFSKLTPLYPQERLRLETEPGKLTQRIIDLVAPIGKGQRGLIVAPPKAGKTIVMQQIANAISTNNPEVHLMVVLVDERPEEVTDMQRTVKGEVIASTFDRPAEDHTIVAELAIERAKRLVELGHDVVVLLDSITRLGRAYNLAAPPSGRILSGGVDAAALYPPKRFFGAARNIENGGSLTIIASALVETGSKMDEVIFEEFKGTGNMELRLSRQLADKRIFPAVDVNASGTRREELLMGVDETKITWKLRRALAGLDQQQALEIVLGRLKDTTSNVEFLMQVQKSMPAAAAVSHTTNHNGHKED; encoded by the coding sequence GTGACTGACATCAACATCCACGCTTCAAACGTGGAGTCTCGAACAGATCTTGCGACCCTCAAGGTCTCAGAACTCCAGACGCTCGCCGCGGCCCTCGGAATCGCGGGTGCATCGAAGCTTCGAAAGGGCGACCTCGTGGCCGCCATCACGAACGCCCAGCCGGGCAACACCGACACCTCCGTCGCCGCTTCACCGGATTCGGCCCCTGTGGTTGAGGTTCCGGAGTCGCCGGTCGTGGCAGAGCCGGTACCGGCGGAGCCTGAGGCCAGTGTGCCCGAGGCCCTCGTGCCTGAAACAGTTGAAGCTGACGGGCCCATCTCCGACACGCTCGAAGCACCTGCTGCATTCGAGCCGCCTGCCGCGGCCGAAGCGCCCGTCGTTGCCGACTCCGCTGTCGCCGATACTTCCACCGCCGTGCAGGCACCCCGCCGCCGCGCTTCACGCCGTGTCACCACGGCCGAGCCGACAAGTGCGCCCGCCGTGGAATCTGCGCCCATCGGGCAGCAGCCGGTTGACGCTCCCGTCGCCGAGCCGCAGTCCGCCGTGGGCGCCACTGCAGGTCGAGGCCGCCGCTCGGCAGTGCAGCACGTGAACGCCTCTGCATCTGAGCACGCACCCCTGGTTCCCGCCGACGCGGGTACGAGCCCTGAGCTCGACACGAGCAGGCTCGACGCCGTGCTCGACGCGGCCATCGCCGCCCAAGACGGTGCTGCAGAATCCACCGACAACGCGGGCGCCGGCAACGCAGGTGCCCCGCGCAACGAACGACAGGTGCGCACCCCCCGCCTCACCCGCGCGCAGCGTGCTGCCCAGGCCGCGCGTGACGCTGCCGCAGGCATCGACGGTGCTCCTGCCGTCGAACGGTCACGTACAGAGTCGATTCTTCCCGACCTTCCGATCGTCGGCGGTTCCGATACCGACAACTCTTCAGAGGGTTCTCGTTTCGAGGCCGAGGGCGACGAAAGCCGCGAGAACGGCGAAGGCCGGCAGAACAGCCGCAACCGTAACCGTCGTGACCGCAACGCCGACCGGAATGCTGATCGCAACCAGGCTGCCAATGGTTCTGCAGGTGCAGACAGGGCCGCGAACGACCGCAATGGCGCAGAGCGGAACGGTACCGAGCGCACGAACGCAGACCGTACGAACAGCGATCGCCTCAACAACAACCAGCGGGGCGCGAACAACCAGCGCAACCAGCGTGATCGTAACGACCGCCAGGACGACGCGAGCTTCGACGAGCAGCAGCTCGACGAGCTGAACGATCGCCAGGGCCAGGGCCAGCAGAACCCCAACGACCGCAGTGCACGCAACCGGTACCGCGACCGCAAGCGTCGCGGCCAGGGTGGTCTTGACGACCTCGAGCCCGAGATCAGCGAGGACGACGTTCTCATCCCCGTCGCCGGTATCCTCGACATCCTCGACAACTACGCCTTTGTTCGCACCAGCGGGTACCTGCCAGGCAACAGCGACGTGTACGTCTCTCTCGGCCAGGTCAAGAAGTACAACCTGCGCAAGGGTGACGCTGTCGTCGGTTCGATCCGCCAGCCACGCGAAGGCGACAGCAATGGTCGCCAGAAGTACAACGCCATCGTCAAGGTGGAGTCGATCAATGGTCTTCCGATCGAAGAGGCTGCCAACCGCGTCGAGTTCTCGAAGCTGACTCCTCTGTACCCGCAGGAGCGTCTGCGCCTCGAGACCGAGCCCGGAAAGCTGACGCAGCGCATCATCGATCTGGTGGCCCCCATCGGCAAGGGCCAGCGCGGACTCATCGTCGCGCCACCCAAGGCCGGCAAGACGATCGTCATGCAGCAGATCGCCAACGCGATCTCGACGAACAACCCCGAGGTTCACCTCATGGTCGTTCTGGTCGACGAGCGCCCCGAAGAAGTCACCGACATGCAGCGCACGGTCAAGGGTGAGGTCATCGCCTCCACCTTCGACAGGCCCGCTGAAGACCACACGATCGTCGCCGAACTCGCCATCGAGCGTGCAAAGCGCCTCGTAGAACTTGGTCACGACGTCGTCGTGCTGCTCGACTCGATCACCCGCCTCGGCCGTGCCTACAACCTGGCTGCCCCGCCGTCAGGCCGTATTCTCTCCGGTGGCGTCGATGCTGCTGCCCTGTACCCGCCCAAGCGGTTCTTCGGTGCAGCCCGCAACATCGAGAACGGTGGCTCGCTCACCATCATCGCATCGGCTCTCGTCGAGACCGGTTCGAAGATGGATGAAGTGATCTTCGAGGAGTTCAAGGGCACCGGCAACATGGAGCTCCGCCTCTCTCGTCAGCTCGCTGACAAGCGCATCTTCCCTGCCGTCGATGTGAACGCATCCGGAACCCGCCGCGAAGAGCTCCTGATGGGCGTCGACGAGACGAAGATCACCTGGAAGCTCCGTCGTGCCCTCGCCGGCCTCGACCAGCAGCAGGCTCTCGAAATCGTTCTGGGTCGTCTGAAGGACACCACGAGCAACGTCGAGTTCTTGATGCAGGTGCAGAAGTCGATGCCGGCCGCAGCGGCTGTCAGCCACACCACCAACCACAACGGTCACAAAGAGGATTAG
- the prmC gene encoding peptide chain release factor N(5)-glutamine methyltransferase: MKRLDSQSSELRQSEHCSERDGYHRSTGTCEGLVTIIQIDRPLTVRVLLEHATAVLSRAGVPDPDVDAQLLLGHVLGASRGQVQAFTFTDAPVSADDAIAIAEVIERRAGREPLQHITGTTGFRSLELAVGPGVFVPRPETEFVAGLAIDSLRSMADESPLAVDLGTGSGAIALSLATEVPHARVVAVENSSPAFIWAKQNFAAVDARNARLVFIDLAVALPELDGLVSVVVSNPPYIPAGAIPRDPEVRLFDPEHALYGGEDGLDVVRSVSQTARRLLRAGGALVIEHGELQGAEIRELLASDGWNATATHRDLTGRDRATTALR, encoded by the coding sequence ATGAAGAGGCTCGACTCGCAGAGCTCGGAGCTACGGCAGAGTGAGCACTGCAGCGAACGAGACGGGTACCACCGCTCGACGGGCACCTGCGAGGGCCTGGTGACGATCATCCAGATCGACAGGCCACTGACTGTGCGCGTGCTGCTCGAGCATGCGACCGCAGTCTTGTCGCGTGCAGGCGTGCCCGACCCTGACGTCGATGCACAGCTGCTGCTCGGCCATGTTCTCGGTGCGTCGCGCGGTCAGGTCCAGGCGTTCACGTTCACCGACGCGCCGGTCAGTGCTGACGATGCAATTGCCATCGCCGAGGTCATCGAGCGTCGAGCGGGGCGGGAGCCCCTGCAGCACATCACCGGCACGACGGGCTTTCGCTCACTCGAACTCGCGGTCGGCCCGGGTGTCTTTGTGCCTCGGCCGGAGACCGAATTTGTTGCCGGCCTCGCGATCGACTCACTGCGATCGATGGCAGACGAGTCGCCACTGGCCGTCGATCTGGGTACGGGCAGTGGTGCGATCGCCCTCTCGCTCGCGACCGAGGTGCCGCATGCCCGCGTCGTAGCCGTGGAGAACTCCTCTCCTGCCTTCATCTGGGCGAAGCAGAACTTCGCCGCAGTGGATGCCCGGAACGCCCGTCTCGTCTTCATCGACCTTGCTGTCGCCCTCCCTGAGCTCGACGGCCTCGTGTCGGTCGTCGTCTCGAACCCGCCGTACATTCCGGCCGGAGCGATTCCCCGCGACCCCGAGGTGCGGCTCTTCGACCCCGAACATGCGCTCTATGGCGGCGAAGACGGCCTCGATGTCGTGCGTTCGGTGTCGCAGACTGCGCGTCGTCTCCTGAGGGCCGGGGGAGCGCTCGTGATCGAGCACGGCGAACTGCAGGGTGCGGAGATCCGTGAGCTGCTGGCATCCGACGGGTGGAACGCAACCGCGACCCACCGTGACCTCACCGGTCGCGACCGCGCGACGACCGCCCTCCGCTGA
- the prfA gene encoding peptide chain release factor 1: MFESVETLLIEHDELQEQLADPALHSDPARSKKVNRRYAELSRIIAAWREWQQLTDDVEAATEMAAEDASFAAELPGMTEELEAATEKLRRLLIPRDPNDGRDVIMEIKMGEGGAESALFAADLLRMYLHYAESKKWKTEIIEQTSSDLGGIKDVQLAIKGKSTDPAEGVWAHLKYEGGVHRVQRVPATESQGRIHTSAAGVLVYPEVDEPEEVEISPNDLKIDVYRSSGPGGQSVNTTDSAVRITHLPTGIVVAMQNEKSQLQNREAGMRVLRARVLAKQQEEIDEAASAVRKSQIRTMDRSERIRTYNFPENRIADHRTGYKAYNLDAVMNGALEPVVESCIAADEEARLAELGATAE; the protein is encoded by the coding sequence ATGTTCGAATCGGTAGAGACCCTGCTGATCGAGCATGACGAGCTGCAGGAGCAGCTTGCCGATCCAGCGCTTCACTCGGATCCTGCTCGATCCAAGAAGGTCAACAGACGCTATGCAGAGCTGAGCCGTATCATCGCGGCCTGGCGTGAATGGCAACAGCTGACCGACGACGTCGAGGCAGCGACGGAGATGGCCGCAGAAGATGCATCCTTTGCGGCCGAGCTCCCCGGGATGACCGAGGAGCTCGAAGCGGCGACCGAGAAACTCCGGCGTCTGCTCATACCCCGGGACCCCAATGATGGCCGCGACGTCATCATGGAGATCAAGATGGGGGAGGGTGGGGCAGAGTCCGCCCTGTTCGCCGCCGATCTTCTGCGCATGTACCTGCACTACGCAGAGAGCAAGAAGTGGAAGACCGAGATCATCGAGCAGACCTCGAGCGACCTCGGCGGCATCAAAGATGTTCAGCTGGCCATCAAGGGTAAATCGACCGACCCCGCAGAGGGCGTCTGGGCTCACCTCAAGTACGAGGGCGGGGTGCATCGCGTGCAGCGTGTGCCCGCGACCGAGTCGCAGGGGCGTATCCACACCTCGGCCGCCGGCGTGCTGGTCTACCCCGAGGTCGACGAACCCGAAGAAGTCGAGATCAGCCCGAACGACCTGAAGATCGACGTCTATCGCTCCAGCGGCCCCGGAGGCCAGTCCGTCAACACGACAGACTCCGCCGTTCGCATCACCCACCTTCCGACTGGAATCGTGGTTGCCATGCAGAACGAGAAGAGCCAGTTGCAGAACCGCGAAGCGGGCATGCGCGTTCTGCGGGCCCGTGTTCTGGCGAAACAGCAGGAGGAGATTGACGAAGCAGCCTCCGCCGTGCGAAAGAGCCAGATCCGCACGATGGACCGCTCCGAGCGCATCCGCACCTACAACTTTCCCGAGAACCGCATTGCCGACCACCGCACCGGGTACAAGGCCTACAACCTCGACGCCGTCATGAACGGCGCCCTCGAACCGGTTGTCGAATCGTGCATCGCGGCCGATGAAGAGGCTCGACTCGCAGAGCTCGGAGCTACGGCAGAGTGA
- a CDS encoding diaminopimelate decarboxylase family protein, with amino-acid sequence MSANPLAPPWLAVPDDANDVASAVWSVNSRRTDEGELSIGGVTASALAEQFGTPVYVVDEADARSRARGLREAFEREFARIGTDVTIYYAGKAFLCSAVGEWMISEGLSIDVCSAGEFAVALAAGVDPAHVGYHGNNKSFAEIDSAVEYGVGAIVIDSEIEIERVAAAAVAHGRIQSVRLRVNSGVHAHTHDFLATAHEDQKFGVSLADAPRLVATIRSHPELRFLGLHCHIGSQIFGSGGFSESAARLLAVHAELLAGGEIPELNLGGGFGIAYTTADDPTTVGELAAQIADIVGAECGRLKIEVPHLAFEPGRVIIGPSTATLYTVGTVKPVVVTVGADTEVAEGVAEIAPDDVSSATAIRTYVSVDGGMSDNARPALYGADYSVRLANRQSDADPALVRVAGKHCESGDIVVYSDYLPGDVTPGDLLAVPATGAYCWSLSSNYNYLGRPPVVAVVDGSARLIMRGETVDDLLARDPGIARGTRKAKTVAEHPPVFSHTSEKAS; translated from the coding sequence ATGTCTGCCAACCCGCTCGCACCGCCGTGGCTCGCCGTGCCAGACGATGCCAATGACGTCGCCAGCGCAGTCTGGTCAGTGAACTCCCGGCGCACCGACGAGGGTGAACTGTCCATCGGGGGAGTCACGGCTTCGGCCCTGGCCGAGCAATTCGGCACTCCTGTCTACGTGGTCGATGAAGCCGATGCACGGTCTCGGGCACGCGGGCTCCGTGAAGCGTTCGAGCGAGAGTTCGCCCGAATCGGCACCGACGTCACCATCTACTACGCAGGCAAGGCCTTCCTCTGTTCCGCCGTAGGCGAATGGATGATCTCCGAAGGCCTCAGCATCGATGTCTGCAGCGCGGGCGAGTTCGCGGTCGCGCTGGCCGCTGGCGTCGACCCGGCCCACGTCGGCTATCACGGCAACAACAAGTCGTTCGCCGAAATCGACAGCGCTGTCGAGTATGGAGTCGGCGCGATCGTGATCGACAGTGAGATCGAGATCGAACGCGTCGCCGCCGCGGCAGTCGCGCACGGCAGAATCCAGTCCGTACGTCTTCGGGTGAACAGTGGAGTCCACGCGCACACCCACGATTTTCTCGCCACCGCCCACGAAGACCAGAAGTTCGGAGTCTCGTTGGCCGACGCGCCAAGGCTCGTGGCGACGATCCGGTCACACCCCGAACTTCGGTTCCTCGGGCTCCACTGCCACATCGGCTCTCAGATCTTCGGTTCGGGCGGCTTCTCCGAGTCGGCGGCCCGGCTCCTGGCCGTACACGCTGAGCTCCTGGCCGGGGGAGAGATCCCCGAGCTCAACCTCGGCGGCGGCTTCGGGATCGCCTATACGACTGCAGACGATCCGACTACGGTCGGTGAACTTGCCGCCCAGATCGCCGACATCGTCGGGGCCGAATGCGGGCGCCTGAAGATCGAGGTGCCGCACCTTGCTTTCGAGCCAGGTCGCGTCATCATCGGCCCCTCGACGGCGACGCTCTACACAGTTGGCACAGTCAAGCCCGTCGTCGTGACAGTCGGCGCAGACACCGAAGTCGCCGAGGGCGTTGCCGAGATTGCTCCAGACGACGTGAGTTCGGCCACGGCCATACGCACCTACGTGAGCGTCGACGGCGGCATGAGCGACAACGCCAGGCCCGCCCTCTACGGCGCGGACTACAGCGTTCGCCTAGCCAACAGGCAATCCGACGCCGATCCTGCCCTGGTGCGGGTTGCTGGAAAGCACTGTGAGAGCGGCGACATCGTGGTGTACTCCGACTACCTCCCGGGCGACGTCACCCCCGGCGACCTGCTCGCGGTGCCAGCCACCGGCGCATACTGCTGGTCGTTGTCGAGCAACTACAACTACCTGGGCAGGCCCCCGGTCGTCGCAGTCGTCGACGGCTCTGCCCGGCTCATCATGCGCGGTGAGACCGTCGATGATCTCCTGGCACGCGACCCGGGAATAGCGCGGGGCACGCGCAAAGCGAAGACGGTCGCCGAGCATCCGCCCGTCTTTTCCCACACCTCCGAGAAAGCATCATGA